The nucleotide sequence GATGAGGAACAGGGCGTAGATCCCGATCCACGCGGCGAGGCTGATGAAGAACGGCGCGAGCCCGGCGCCGTACTCGCCGGCCTGCGTCACCGCGTCCTGGCGGAGCGCGACCGGGTCGCCGATGGTGTCGGCCTGCGCGTTCCGCTGCGCGTCCGTGGAGGCGGGGATCTGGTCGAGCCCCGAGTCGAGGCCGTCGCGCAGCTTCGTCGTGCCGTCCTGCAGCGTGCCGAGCCCGGACGCGAGCGAGGTGGCGCCGTCGGCGGCGGAGTGCGCGCCGGTGGCGAGGGTCGCGCTGCCGTCGGCGGCCTGCGCGATGCCGTCCGCGAGGGCGGGGGAGGCCTTGGCGAGCGCGTCCGCGCCCGTCGCGACCTGCGAGCTGCCGGACGCGAGCGTGCCGGCTCCGGTCGCGAGCGCGGCGGATCCGGTCTGCAGCTTCCCGGCGCCGTCGGCGACCTGGGCGCTGCCCTGGGCGACCTGCTCGCTGCCGGTCGCGAGCTGCTGCAGCTGCGTGTTGAGGCCGTCGGCCCCGGACGCGGCTCCCGTGATGTCGGTGCCGAGCACGTCGAGCTTCGCGAGGGTCGCGTCGATGTCGGCCTGCGGGATGCCCGCCTTCGCCATGCGGTCCTGGATGGCGGTCCGAAGCGCGGGCACCCTCCCCGCGAGCTGGTCGACGCCGGCCGTGGCGGTGGATCCCAGGGCCGCGATCTGGGCGTTCCCGTCCGCCACCTGCCGCGCGCCCTCCGCCGTCTTCTGTGCGCCCGGCGTGAGCGCCGCGGCACCGGTCGAGAGGTCCGTCGCGCCGGTCGAGAGGGTGGACGCGCCCGCGGCCACCTGGTCGGCGCCGGTCGCGAGCTTCTGCGTCTGCGCGGGCAGCTGCGCGGTGCCCGTGCGGAGCTGGCCGAGGCCGGAGGAGAGCGTGTCGGCGCCCGTCGCGAGCTTCCCGGTCCCGTCCGCCAGCGCATCGGCGCCGGAGCGGGCGGACGCGGTGCCGTCGACGAGCTGCTGCGCGCCCGAGGCCGCGTCGCCGAGGCTCGAGCGCACGTCCGCGAGGCCGAGCAGGAGCTTGCCCGCGGCCTCGGTGCCGACGCGCGAGGCGACCGACTTCGTGATCCGCGCGCCGGCCTGCTGCGCGATGGTCGTGGCGAGGTAGCTGTTCGCGTCGTCGGTGGCCATGACCACGCGGGCCTGCTGCGGATCCGTGCCCGATGTCGACGAGAGCGCAGCGGAGAAGCCGGACGGGATGGTGAGCGTGAAGTCGTACGTGCCGTCCTCGAGGCCCGTGCGCGCCTCGGCGGAGGAGACCTCGTGCCAGTCGAACGAGGCGTCGTCGAGCACGTCCTTCGCGACGTCGGTGCCGTAGTCGACCGGCTTCCCGTCGACCGTCGCGCCCTGGTCGGCGACGACGAGCGCGGCGGGGACCTTGTCGAGGGCGCTGTACGGATCCTGGTTCGCCCAGAGGTACAGGCCGCCGTAGAGCACGGGCACCAGCACGAGCGCGACGAGCGCGATCTTGGACATGGTGGTGGCGGTGAGGCGCGTCAGCTCGGCGCGCACCAGGGGGATCAGTCTCATCGGGTCTGCGTTCCGTCGTTCGAGGGAGTGGGTTCGGGGATGGCGCCGGATCCGGCGTCGGCGGGGAGCGCGGCGATCGCCTCGGCGGCGGCCTCGCTCGTGACGACGAGGACGCCGGTGCCGGTGCGGGCGAGGTCGCGGAGGACGCGCATCCACTCGGCCACCGCGCCGCCGTGCCGCTCGGGCGAGGTGACGACGACGGCCTCGACGCCGTCGCCCGAGGCGGCGAGCGTGGTGAGGAGGCGGATCCGCGCGACCGCGGGGACGGCCGAGAAGGGGGCGCGGGCGAGGTCGGCGAGGCCCTGATCGTCGAGGATGACGCCGACCTCGTGCCGGCCGGAGCGGTGCCCGGCGAGGGCGAGCTCCTCGGCGACGACCGCGCGGAGCGTGACGTCGTCGGCGGGCTCGTTGATCCGCGGGGTGTCGACGAGCGCGACGCGCTCGGCGACGCGCAGGGCGACGCCGGCCGAGTCGTCGCCGTCGAGGGCGATGGATCCGCCGTCGATCCGCATGCGGCCGGACGCGACGAGGGAGAGGACGGTGGGGCGCAGCTCGGTCTCGGCGATCGCGATCACGGGCTCCGGGCCGCCGTAGGAGAGCGAGATCGCGGGCAGGGCGGGCGCGGGGCCGTCGCCGACGCGCGCGTCGGTCAGCGTGACGATCATGACGCGGCCTCCGTGCGGGCCGCCGCGGCGGGCGCGGCGGCCGCGTGGGGCGTGCACTCGCGGAGCTCGGGGGTGGCGGCGATGAGCTCGCCCGCCGCGCGCCAGTCGAGGCCGCAGAGGGCGAGCGAGGTGAGGATCACGAGCGAGTGGCCCTCCTCGCGGCCGATGTCGCTGCGCGTCGCCTCGTCGAGCACCGCGAGCGCGCCGCCCTCGACCAGCCGGGCGAGCGTCGCCGCGGGGATGTCGCCGCGCAGCTCGCCCGCGGCGATGCCGCGCTCGACGACGCGCAGCAGATCGGCCCGGATCGGCGCGAGCTCGGACCCGATCTCGCGCGCGAGAGGTCCGCGGACGGCCACCCGGGCCATCACGCGCACCTGCTCGACCTCGACCCAGAGGCGCGCGCCGATCAGGGCGACGTGGATCCGGCTGTCGTCGTGCGTGATCCCGGCCAGCGCCTCGACCACGCGCCGGGCGCCGCGCTGCAGCACCTCGCGCACGAGGTCGTCTCGCGTGGCGAAGTGCCCGTAGACGGCGCGGCGGCTGAGCCCGGCGACGGCGGCGATGGTCTCGAGGGAGGCGTCCGGGTCGCGGTCGAGCGCGACCACGGCCGCGTCGACGAGGGCCTGGCGGTTGGTCGCGGCGTCCTTGCGGGGCGCGCGCGCGGAGGCGAGGGAGGTCATGCGACCAGGCTAGCTATCCTGCACACGTGTGTGCAACTTAGTCCGGCGAGCTCCCAGCTCTCGCCCCGTCCCGCGTGCGCGCGCCCGTTCGGATCAGCTGCGCAGGGTCTCGCTCGGCAGCTCTCCGAACACGCCCGCGTACGACGCCGCGAACCGGCCGAGGTGCGCGAAGCCCCACTCCTCGGCGACGCTGCGGACGGTCGTGGTGCTGGGCGTCGCGTCCAGGAGCTGCGCGCGCACCCGGCGGAGGCGGATCCCGCGCAGGTACTCGGTGGGCGTCTGGCCGTGGTGGCGGCGGAGCGCGAGCTGGAGCACGCGCGTGGAGATGCCGGCGGCGGCCGCGGCCTCGGCGGGCGTGATCGGCAGGTGCGCGTTGTGGTGCAGGTACTCCACGGCCACGCGGATGTGCGCCATGCGCGGCGCGCGCAGCTCGGCGGGCAGCTCCACGTCGTCCCAGGGGAAGAGGCGGAGGGTCGCGCGGGCGAGGGACAGGTCGGCCTCGAGGCGCATCAGGGGCGACGCGTCCGGATCCGTGATGATCGGGGCCGCTGCGGCGACCGCCTGCCGCCAGACGGCGGCCGTCTCGGCGCTGGGCACGCTGCGGTGCTCGAACAGCAGCGGACGCGCGGGGCCGTGGTGGAACTCGGTCGCGGTCTGCTCGAGGAAGCCGGCGTCGAGGTGGACGCAGTTCTGCCGCGTGGAGCTCGCCTGGTACTGGAACGGGCGTCCGGTGGGGAGGAGGAACGGGAGCTGGCCGCGGGAGGTGACGGCGCGGGATCCGCGGTCGACCGTGATCTGCCCCTCGAGGAACCAGGTGACCACGTGCTCCGGGAGCTGACCGCTCTCGGCCCACTGCGTGCCGGCGATGCGCGAGGTGCGGAGGGTGACGCGCTCGCTGCCGAGGATCGCGTAGCGGTAGGAGAAGGCCTTCGTGCGGCGGTCCGGGGCGAAGCGGATCCCCTCGAGGATCGAGCCGAAGCTCGTGGTGGCCTCGTCGATGTCGGCGCCGGCCATGACGGCGCGGAGGAACGGCTCGGTCGACGCGGCGGCGGGAGCGGGGGCGGTGGCTGTGTCGACGGGCGCCGCGACGGCGTCCGCCGCGGCGGGCATGGCGGTCGTCGCGGCGGCGGCGCGGGAGTCGGCGGCCATGCCCATCACGGCCGCGCCGGCCCCTGCGACGAGCGAGAGGGGTCCGGTTCTCAGCGACGCGGTGTCGGGGGTCGCGTCGGAGGGGGACGCGATGGAGGATCCGCCGCTCGGCGACGGCGCGAGGAGCGACGCGGCGTCGGACGCGGCGGTCGGCGATGCGACGAGCGCTGCCTCCACCCCCGCGGGGTCGGCGTGCAGCGTGCGGGCGCGGAGCGAGGCATCCCTCGTCCCGATGGGGGGCAGCGTGGTGGTCATGGTTCCTGCGGTCTCTGGGCGTCGGTCGTCTCCGCCCTCCCGCTCATCATGCATCGTGCACTCGCGGTCAGGCCCCTCCCTCGTGCCGGGAGATGACAGTCCTTCGGCGCGGCCCCGCCGGAGAGCGGGTCGTCGCTCCGCGGATATCCGGTGAGCGAAGATGCGTCCCCCGGGCGCTTGCGACGGCCTGGGTCGGCGGCTCCCCGGGTGCGCCCCATCCGCGCTCGGGAGACGCACCGCGGGCGTCCCGGGCACGCACCGGATCCGCACGGCCGGGCCGCCTAGGCTCAGACTCCGCGGCCGGCTTCCCCCACCGCATCCGCACTCCCGAGAGGCGCCGCATGACGAGCGACCGGTCCCTGGCCTTCATCCTGCTGCGCTCGTGCCTCGTGATGGTCGCCCTCGGCGTCGTCACGGTGCAGACCGGAGGCGGGCTCGGCGTCGTGGGCGTCGTCGCGTTCGTGCTCGCCGCGGGCCTCGGCGGCGGCGCGACCTTCTACTGGCGTCGGCACCTGGCGGCGAAGCGGCGCGATCCCTTCAGCTGAGGCGCGGGCCCTTCAGCTGAGGCATCCGGGGCGCGCGACCCGTCACGCCGGGTCGGCGACCGTCGAGGTGAGGGTCGACGACCCGTCGGCTCGCCGCCGCACCTCGATCCGGTCGGCCACGCGCTGCTTCAGCTCCTCCACGTGGCTGACGATGCCCACCGTGCGGCCGCCCGAGGAGAGCCGCCCGAGCTCGGACATGACGGCGTCGAGGGTCTCGGGGTCCAGCGTGCCGAAGCCCTCGTCGACGAACAGCGTGCCGAGCTGGAGCCCGCCCGCCTCCGCCTGCACGACGTCGGCGAGGCCGAGCGCGAGCGCGAGCGACGCGTAGAAGGTCTCGCCGCCGGAGAAGCTCGCGGGCTCGCGCACGCGGTCGACGACGTGGTCGCGGATCTGCAGGGCGAGACCCGTCTTCCGCGACCTGCTCGTCGCCTCCCGCTCCTCGCTCACCTCCAGCTCGTAGCGGCCGCTCGACATGATCCTGAGGCGCGCGTTGGCGGCCTGCACCACGTCCTCGAAGCGGCGGAGCAGCACGTAGGTGCCGAGCGTCGTGCCACGCGTGTTCTCGGGGGTGATGGCGTTCGCGACCTCGGCCATGCGGATCGCGGCGCGCGCCTGGTCGCCTGCGCGGGCGCTCTCGCGGCGGGCGGCCTCGTGCCGGGCGAGGGCGGATGCGCTCCGGTCGGCGCGGTCGCGCGCGCGGGCGGCGCGCTCGGCGCTGGCGCGCGCCGCGGCCTGGGCGGCGTCGAGGGCGGCGCGGGCGGCGTCGGGATCCGGATCCTCGGCGCCCGTGAGCGACGCGACCTCGGGATCCACGAGCCCCTCCGCGACGACCGCCTGCTCCCGCTCGTGCGCGGCGACCCGCCGGGCGGCCGCCTCGAGCTCGGCCGGCGGGAGGGCGGCGGCGCGCGCGTCCTCCTCGGTCGCGAACGACCGGTCGGCGAGCGCCTGGTCGAGCTCGGCGGCGCGCGCGGCGGCCTCGGCGGCCGTGCGCTCGCGCGCGGTGCCGAGGGCGATGAGGCGGTCGACGAGTGCGCGTTCCGCGGCGCGGTCGGCGACGAGGGCGGCGACGCGAGGGACGGGCGCGGTGTCGTCGTCGGTGTCTGCGCCGTCCGTGTCGTCCGCGTCCCGCTCCGCGAGCGCCGCGCGCACGGCCGCCTCGTCCTCCGTCAGGAGCTCGCGCGCCCGGATCACCCGCTCGCGCAGCCCCGAGAGCGCGGCGCGGGCGTCGTCGCGGCGGGTGCGGATCCGCTCGGTCTCCGCGTCGTGCGCGACGACCGCGGCCTCCGCAGCCCGGAGCGCGCCGCCCGCCGCCTCGGCCTCCGCGAGACGCGCGGCCCGGGCGACGACCTCGGCGTCGGCGGTCTCGGCAGTGATCCCGTCGAGCGCCGCCGCAGCCACCTCGTGCCGCGCGGTCTCGGCCGAGAGCGCCGCCACCGCGTCACCCTGCGCCGCCTCCGCCCGGGCGCGCGCCTCCGCGGCCCGCTCGATCTCGTCGTCGTCCGGGTGCCCGGGCGCGCTCGGCGCGGGATGCGGGTGGTCGGCCGCGCCGCACACCGGGCACGGGACGCCGTCCTCCAGCTCCGCGGCCAGCTCGCCCGCGAGCCCCCGGATCTTCCGCTGCCGCAGCTCCGCCTCGTGGCGCACGGCGGTCGTCGCGGCGGCGGAGCGCACGTCGAGGGCATCCCGGGCCGCGCGGATCCGCGCCTCCAGCCCCTCGAGCTCGGCAACGCGACGCCGGGTCGCCTCCGCCTCGGCGACCGCCGCCCGCGCCTGGTCGACGCCGCCGGCCGCGGCCGCCGCGGCGTCCCGGGCCTCGACCAGCGGGATCCGCTCGGCCGGCCGCTCCGCGAGCGCCGCCTCCGCCGCGTCCGCCTCCGCCTCGCGTGCCGTGACCGCGTCCTCGGCGGCCCGCACGTCGGCGCGACGCCGGGGCAGCCCGCGCTCGCGAGCCTCCGCGTCGGCCAGCGTCGCCAGCTCGGCCACGAGCGCGTCGCGCCGCTCGGCCAGCGCCGGGGCGGTCGCGCTCGCGAGGGCGGCCCGCTCCGCCCGGCATGCCGCGCGGGCGTCGTCGTCGTCGACCTCGGCCGTCGTCTTCTCCGCGTCCGCCCGGTCGCGCGCGGCCAGCTGGCCCGCGACCGCCGCCGCCCGCCGTGCCTCCTCGACGCGCCGCGCAAGCCCGGTGATCTCCTCGGCCGCCGCGCGCACGGCCTCCTCGCGCGCGATCAGCGCCCGCCGCCTGTCGAGCGCGCGCGTCACCCGCTCCGCGTCGGCGAGCGCGATCGCCGCGTCCTGGCGCGCTCCCTCGTCCTCCGCGCGCGCCGCCTCCGCCGCGTCCGCCAGCTCGGCCAGCAGCCGCACGGTGTCGGGAGCGTCGGCGATCTCCAGCGCATCCACCCGCGTCGCCTCGCGCAGCCCCGTGAGCGCCTCGGCGACCTTCGCGTCGGCGGCGTCGGTGCGCGCCTTCGCGGCCTTGCGCATCTCGCCGAGCTGCGCGGCGGTCCGCTCGTACACGGCCGTGCCGAAGAGCGACTGCAGCACGAGCCGCCGCTGCTCGCCCGTCGAGCGCAGGAACTCCGCGAACTCGCCCTGCGGCAGCACGACCGTCTGCACGAACTGCGCGCGCGTGAGGCCCACGATCCGCGCGACCTCCGTGCCGACCTCCTGCGTGCTGGTGCCGACGACCTCGCCCGCGTCGGCGTCCGGCGACGAGAGCCGCACGAGCGTGGCCGTCGCGTTCTGGTTCGTGGTGCCCGTGCCGCGGGCCTTCGGGCGCTGGTGCTGCGGGCTGCGGCGGATGCGGTGGATCCCCGCGGCCGTCTCGAACACCAGCTCCACGTACGGCTCCACGCCGGGCGTCGCGTGGTGGCTGTGCAGCCGGTCGCGGCTCGAGCCCTCGCTCGCGAGCGACCCGTAGAGCGCGAACACGACGGCGTCGATGAGCGTCGACTTGCCGGATCCGGTCGGCCCCTCCAGCAGGAACAGCCCCGACCGCCCGAGCTCCGCGAGGTCGATGACGTGCTCGCCGGCGAACGGCCCGATCGCCTGGAGCGTGAGCCGGTGCAGGTCCATCAGGCGCTCCGGTCCGCGGCGAGGGCGTGCTCGTACGCCTGGCGGAGCACGAGCGCCTCGGCCTCGGTGGGCGGCGCGCCGGTCGCGTACTCGACGAAGTCGGCGGCGACCTCGAGCGGATCCGTCGTCGCGTCGACCACGCGCGACCGCACGCCCTCGACCCGTCCCTCGGGCTCGTGCAGCACGACGAGCGCGTGCGGCAGCGCCTCCCGCACACGCGCGACGAGGTGCGGCGGGTGCACGGGATCCGTCACGTGCACGCGCAGCCACGCGTCGACGAGGTCGGCGTGCCGCCCGTCGACGATCTCCGCGAGCGTCCCCGTGACCTCCGCCAGCCGCCGCGGCACCGGCGCCGGGATCAGCTCGACCGTGCTGGATCCGTCGGCCGCCAGCTCCACGAGCGCGCTCGACTTCCGCTGCATCCGCTCGCCGAAGGAGAACGCGAGCGGCGAGCCGGAGTAGCGGACGACCGGCCGCGCGGATCCGCCCGCCCGCACCTCCTGCGCCCCGTGCAGGTGCCCGAGCGCCACGTAGTCCGCGCCCCGGAACACCGACGCCGGCACCTGGTCGAACCCGCCCACGCGGATGTCCCGCTCGCTCTCGCTCGGCGCAGCACCCGTGACGAACGCGTGCGCGACGACGACCACGCGCGCGTCGGGCCGGGCGGCGGCGTCCGCGCGCACCCGATCCATCGCGGCACCCAGCACGGCCTCGTGCGAGCGCGGGAGGGGAGGCGACCCGGGCGCGGCGAGCGTCGCGCGCACGGCATCCGGATCCAGGTACGGCACCCCGTAGAACGCGACCGGCCCGCCGGCGTCCTCCACCACGATGGGCTGATCCAGCGTCTCGGCCGACGCCAGGATGTGGAGCCCGTCCCGCAGCAGCGCCGATGCGAACCCGAGCCGCGCCGCGGAGTCGTGGTTGCCGGGCGTGACGATGACGGTCGCGAGCGCGCTCAGCCGCGCGAGCGCGTCCCCGAGCAGCCGCACGCTCGGCACGCCCGGCACCGCGCGGTCGTAGACGTCGCCCGCGACGAGCACGACGTCGACCTCCCGCTCGCGCACGACATCGACGATGTGGTCGAGGAACGCCGCGTGATGCGCGTGCAGGTCCTCGCCGTGGAGGGTGCGCCCGAGGTGCCAGTCGCTCGTGTGGAGGATGCGCACGCGGGTCCTTCCTCGGGGCGAGCGGCGGTTCCCGTCACGCTACCGGAGGGCGCCGACACGGCCGGGGCTCACGGCTGCGGCGTCGGGAACGACGTGTCGGGGATGACGGGCTCGCCGTGCGTGTCGCAGGCGCGCATGCCGCACTCCTGGATCGACAGGTAGCTGCGTCCGGAGAAGATGACGACCATGAACCTGTTCGTCACGTGCTCGCGCGCTTCGAGCGCGGATGAGAGGGACGACAGATCGAGGCGAGGATCCTCTCGGACCGCGGTGCCGCCGCCATGTTCGGACAGCCTGTCGGTGTCCTCCTGCATGGCGACGGAGTCGCTCCGGCCGAAGTAGACGTCGACGCGTTGGGAATCGCACAGGTACCCCACCTGCACGATCGATGCGGTCGGGTCGGTGTCCAATCGGGCTAGGTCCTGCTCCGAGAGGGTCGCCGACGCCGGCTCGCTGGTGCTGCAACCCGCCTGTGTCATCGCGGCCTCCGCGGCCTGGACGGCCGATCGCGCCGTCTCCTGGCCGGGCAGCGCGTAGGCGGCCTCCGCGGTCACGCTGCACCCGTACTCCCGGGGACGGTGATCGGGGAAGATCTGACCCTCCGGACCGTCACCGCCCACCCCGCAGCCGGCCGTCACCCGGAGCCCGGCCCTCGTGAGGCCGGGCGGGGTGACGGTGGCGGTCACCAGCTCGGTGGCATGCGGGAGATTGCCGTCTCCGAGGCGAGGTGATACCTCGACTCCGGAAGGTGCGCATCCGGCGATGCTGAGAGCGCCGGCGAGCATGACGGCGATACTCCATGCGGGCAGACGGCGAGTGCGAGTGTGCTCCGGTAGACCGGTCGCGGCATGTGGCATGAACGTCATTCCGTCCGAGGAACAGGCCGCTCGGCACACATCACTTCAGCGCATCGGTCATGGCACGAGCGTAGGCCGCTTGGCCCAGTGCATTGGGATGCACGCTCTGCGCGGAGGTGACCCCGGTGTGGAACGGGTAGGGGCCGAGGTTCGGATCGTCTCCGGGAGAGAGGTCGGTCCTGATGCCGTTGAGGTAGTTGTCGCTCGTGCACACCTCATGGCCGGCGAAGTAGGGCACAGGATCCTGAAAGGTCGCGAAGATGCTGCCGAGCGCTGAGTTCGCGGCCGAGGTGCCGTCCTTGAGCGCCTCGTTCACCTCGAGGGAGGCGCCTCTCAGCCAATCGCCCTCCTCCTTAGGTATGCCCATGCAGGCGATGACATCTCCTCCGAACACGTTGGGATATCCCATGACGAGCACCTTCGCATTCGGGGCCTTCTTGTGGATCTGGGAGAGGACGGTCGTCACCGCCGGTGTCACGTCCTTCGCGGCGCGCTCGGCGGTCGCCTGGGGCATCTTCTCCGTGTCGCCGGGAAGCGACTGCGTCTCGCAGTCCGTGAGGAGACTGACGCATGCGGCCACGATCTCGGAGAACCTGGCGTCGTTCCCTCCGATGGAGATGGTGACCAAGGTCGTGTTCTCGTCGAGGAAGCCTGAGTCCAATTGACTCACCTCGCGGTACTTGCCGAACTGCCCGTTGAGGGTGTTGTTCCTGTAGACGACCGACGGAGCTGCGGAAGGCGCCACGGAGTAGTACGGCAGCACATGCTGCGTCAGCGCCCCCGAGCAGGCGATGAGGTGGTAGTCCATCGAGCTGTCGTAGGTGTCGGCGAGATCGCCGATAGGCGAGGCGTTGCCTGGGAGCGTCGCTTCGCGGGACCAGGCGCGGTCGGAGCGGTGGCAGGCGTTCCTGGAGCGGTTGTTCGCCACGTCGCTGTCGTACGCCGGGGCGCTGGAGGTCGAGTGGGCTCCGTAGAGGTCGGTCTCCCGGTAGAAGTTCCCGCCGCCGCTCTCGGAGCTGCCCTCACCCGAGGAGTAGGAGTCGCCCATCGCGACCACGATGTTGTCCGGCTTGGCCGCCAGCGGCTGGAAGGCCACCGCGTCCCAGGCGATGTCGTCGACGCCGTCGCCGTCGTGCGTGAGGTTCGAGAGCGACACGGTGGGGATCCCGTTCATCGGGAACACGCCGAGCGAGACCCAGGCGTTGGTCTGGGTGCGCTGCGGGATCACCCTGTTCTTGATGGTGCCGTCGCCGAGGCCGATCGCGTAGGAGGCCTGTTGGGTCCACGCCCCGTGGTCGGGGAGGTGCACGAAGACCCGCGTCCACTTCCCTGCGAGCGACCGGTCGAGAGTCCATCGGCCCGTCACGTCGAGTGCGCCGTGGAGGTCGCTGTCCGTCCCTGCCTGCCGCGTGTGCGCGAACCAGAAGTGCGAGTTCCACCCGGCGCCGAGCTGATGCGTGTCGATCTTGCTCGGGTATCCGCCGGCACCGGCGCCGAACGTGAACTGGAAGGTCCCGTGGGTCGACTGACGCGTGCAGGGACGGATGGGTGCCACCGTGGTGTCATCGACCACGAGGGCGGAGCTCGGGAGGGTGTCCCGGGACTGAGGGGACCCGGCACGGGGTGCCTGCACCGCGCAGTCGGGCGAGAAGGCGGTGCCGTCCGCCTGCTCCGCGTATCCGGCGGAGAAGCGCAGGGAGCCGTGGCCGCAGGTGCTCGCGCAGTCGCCCTTCCATGTCACCGAACCGTGCATCCAGCAGCGGAGGTCGAGCTGACCATTCGCGTCAGTGTGGGTGCACGGACCGGCGGGCTCCCCGGACAGGCCAGGGGCTGTGGGCTTCTGGCTCGTCGACGGATCGCAGTCGTCGACGCTCGCCACGCAGAACAGGTCCACCGGCGGCTTGACCTCGGTCCGTGCCTTCTCGGTGTTCCACCAGGACGGCACGAATCCGGTCACCGCCTTGGTGGCGTCCTCGTAGAGCTGCAGCGACCAGGCGGCGAAGCCGAGCACCTTCTCCGGATAGGGCCAGTTCTGGGGTCGGGACGCGTCGGCGGCACCGAGCTCGAGGAACGGGGCGCGGTTCTGCGCGTACTTGGGGTTCGCCGGGTTGTTCGACCAACCGACGCCCCATGCCCCGCCGTTGGCCGCCTTCTCGGACTCCGGGTGGAAGCCGGAGTTGTAGGCCCAGATCGCGTAGAACCAGTTCTCGATGTAGGCGGGATTCCCGTCGTTGACGACGAGTCCGGCCGCCCGGGTGTCGTTCCACTTCTGGCTGATGATCTGCAGCCCGGCGGCGACGTTGGAGGCGTAGTCGAGCGCGATCGCGCGCTGCGCCTGGGC is from Clavibacter sp. A6099 and encodes:
- a CDS encoding GDSL-type esterase/lipase family protein; its protein translation is MTLAVSVAAGLLTGTGATASDAAPSPTAARTAGALPAEDDASQVAPVDRDRLLGTGWKDSRDRATTAIGNPDGFTIYAADASAGYAWAPVATLSVPGVETDRWIGNTCLTQDGSRMGVVYGTRAMTNDPRLFDAGAWGAIVDMANGQVTQLGRGFSLAYFDPGCGTGDDVVMTAFTEDAQTRLVRVDASAPEKQSITALPFEAASAIPVASGIVAGASGSVVHVSPDGTTTTLAAASGVPYDMTTTDGDDVLFVDKQDATASVRSVPSEPTGEASHPAPLATGPVADLGIERDAAGHAYVTGKTPTVTGDLPTGTSLLRSPTTAGISSTGQLIVTGTTDTSGATTDSTDEIPPVKVDATSAVTQEDLAFVVPPGQPDSAGSPGGSAPAAGAGRVRTQSLGRSAAAVVGDPHNPIESEATCAIPRNNPADQAMQPKPRQVEWAVDQAVTGTLDKPRTSAYLAAAGLNGSTPQGMFPRVALAGGGNVPAQVMLGIIAQESNLWQASRYTTPGVTGNPLVGNFYGNDVSSASFSWTADFSKSDCGYGVAQITDGMRKAGTGQTARPAQAQRAIALDYASNVAAGLQIISQKWNDTRAAGLVVNDGNPAYIENWFYAIWAYNSGFHPESEKAANGGAWGVGWSNNPANPKYAQNRAPFLELGAADASRPQNWPYPEKVLGFAAWSLQLYEDATKAVTGFVPSWWNTEKARTEVKPPVDLFCVASVDDCDPSTSQKPTAPGLSGEPAGPCTHTDANGQLDLRCWMHGSVTWKGDCASTCGHGSLRFSAGYAEQADGTAFSPDCAVQAPRAGSPQSRDTLPSSALVVDDTTVAPIRPCTRQSTHGTFQFTFGAGAGGYPSKIDTHQLGAGWNSHFWFAHTRQAGTDSDLHGALDVTGRWTLDRSLAGKWTRVFVHLPDHGAWTQQASYAIGLGDGTIKNRVIPQRTQTNAWVSLGVFPMNGIPTVSLSNLTHDGDGVDDIAWDAVAFQPLAAKPDNIVVAMGDSYSSGEGSSESGGGNFYRETDLYGAHSTSSAPAYDSDVANNRSRNACHRSDRAWSREATLPGNASPIGDLADTYDSSMDYHLIACSGALTQHVLPYYSVAPSAAPSVVYRNNTLNGQFGKYREVSQLDSGFLDENTTLVTISIGGNDARFSEIVAACVSLLTDCETQSLPGDTEKMPQATAERAAKDVTPAVTTVLSQIHKKAPNAKVLVMGYPNVFGGDVIACMGIPKEEGDWLRGASLEVNEALKDGTSAANSALGSIFATFQDPVPYFAGHEVCTSDNYLNGIRTDLSPGDDPNLGPYPFHTGVTSAQSVHPNALGQAAYARAMTDALK